CGGGTTCGGCAATTACGGTTATGGAAACGGTGGTACTTACGGCGCCGCGTACAACGACTTCGAAGACTACAAGAAGGCATTCAAGATTAAAACGCCTACGTCCAACAATGTCCCGTCAGTCTCCTTCTCATCCTCGAAAGGCTATGCCGATCGTTATCCCGTCTACGAGAAGCCAAACGGCAAACAGTTCGGTGCCGGGCAAACCCAGTTCGGTACTGGACAAACCCAGTTCGGTGCTGGACAAGCACAGTTTGGTGgcaataatcaatttttgagTAATGGCGGCTTCGACAAGGATTATCAACAGTTAAACAACGGCGCCGACAGTAACTTCGGAGCCTCTACGTCATACGAAGATTGCGTGTGCGTGCCTTACGATCAGTGCGCCACGATCAACCATGTAGGCCGCAAAGATGACCTTTACCTTGCGATTGATCCGCGCAATCTCGGCAAAGACATCGAAGCCGAGACTGTCGAGGTGGTGATCACCGACGGGAACGGTACCATGAGTGTGGTGAGGGTACCCAAGGGAGTAAACGAGACCGAGCAAATCGAACAGGCGAAAAACGAGCAGACGGAGGAAGCAGCCGCCGAAGTTACGAAGCGGAACCGCAGAGACGTTAAGCACGTTACCAGAAAGGACGACAAGCAAGAAATACAGGAAGTAAGTTGATTCGGActgtctctctcgcttttcttGCAAGCTTTGGGCGGACGATGTGGCGATCGATACTTGAggagatataaattattaattaatcttcaACTTTGTTCAAGTTAGAATAATGTCAGtacatgaattaattaagcattGTCTCACTGTAGTTAACGTAAAGAGACACTCAAATTGATACCACATCGGAAGCTCGATTCATCGATCAAATCATCAAAGATGTAGAACGTACGCTACTCATACTAGATAATCGTGTCATTGTTTTAACATATCGCTCAGTTTGACCCTCAATCAGTCGGTTCGTCCTAGATGCAACCGCGCAATTAGACGTCCGTGGTCGAGACGATAGATTTATAGAAGCCACCAATCTAGCAGATGACGCCAGAACCATCGTCCGTCGGGAGAATGACGTGCGATTGCAATTGACGTGCGATCTGGGTCGAACGAACGCTTCTAACAAAGTGAGCGGGCGAGAGGGGAAAAGCGATtgagagggaaagggagagagagtcgTCTATCTATAATCGACGTGCTAATCCTATCGCAAAAAAAGcaagggagaaagggagagagcaCAGTGCTACGTGAATTTGTTCGACTCTCTCGTTCCAGAGACTGACGATACCAACCGGCAATCTGGACACCTCGAAACTGAACGTGAAGCCGACTTGGGGCGTCAGTTTCGGCCTACCGCAGACCGGTGGTCCGATCGCGCCTCACCCTGGTTATCCCCTAGGGGTCCCGGGGTACGCTCCGGGCTACGGGCTGGTCGGTGGACAGGGAATAAACCTGGGTCCGGTGTCCGTGAATCCACTCGTGGCGGTGCAAGTTACCAAAGACGAGTATGGCGAGAAGATCGTCAAGCCATATGTAAACTTGCACGTAACGCCCAATCCGGGACTCATTCACAAGCTGGGTCACTTGCTAGCTTATAAGAAGTACGGTCTGTACGGCGGGCATTACGGGGGATATGGCGGGCATTATGGGGGATACGGCGGACACGGTGTTTACGCGCCTCATTATCCCACCCACCACGAGAAACCGATCTATCATTATCCTTCGCGACCCCCGTATCATCCGCAACACGTGCATCATCCCGAGCACTATCCGACCTACCACAAACCTCAGCATCACGGCGAATACTACCCCGGCGGATATTACAGAGACGATAATAATGACGATTACGACGACTACGATTATTCGGACGCGGATTACGCGGATGGCTACTACAGGAGCGCTCGCGGGAGAACCGCGTCGACAAAAGACAGCGGACAATCCACGGGTGCTAAGAATGATTCGTCGCAGAGACCAACTGGCGAGGGTGCACGACAGACGAGTGGGAGGATTACCTTCGCGGACAGAAAGAAACGTGACACGGCGGCGTTTAATGAAACGACGGAGGTAAGGACGACTGGTCGGTCTGCTCGTTCTGCCGAACGGACTTAATCGTTGTGATAGGTCGTACAACTGCTGTAACTAAGCAGGCTATCGGCGGACGACAGAGAACGACCCACGGTGATACCGACCCTGCGAACTTACGAACCGAGACTGTCAAACTGAGTGGTGACATCGAAGTTTATTACAGATAAAATTCGAGGGCGATAAGTAGAACCTCCACTGTGAAACTCGTCACAGTGTAGATCGATCTATGTATAACCGGTTTGTTTCTATCCGCAGAGACGATACGGACGTCCACCGGTTTGCGGTTCGCATCACGTTTGCTGTCGAAGATCGCACATAATAGGGGCACGTCCGCGACCAGGCCAATGTGGAGTTAGGAATACGCAGGGCATCAATGGTCGTATCAAGACGCCGGTCTACGTCGACGGAGACTCTGAATTCGGTATGCGATGCAGTTTACGAAATAGGTAGCATTTGTAGAAAAGAAGCCTACTGTCTAGTCAATTTAAGCGAAAGATGTTATTTTAAGTGAAAAAGATTTTGGAATATGCTTAAGTTTGAAATATTCAGgtggaataaatattaaacatctttcgtgattttaacaaaaaaagaatatacttTAGTTAACGTTGTTACACAACGCTGAGCCTAATACACAATATATCAATGATtcaatcaaatattattaatagtctaattcaattttattctcaATTTTGTTACCAAagatttaatatcattaaattttaagtatttcaatatcattaatttctcaaataGCTCAAGTTTGTATATgtatcaattttaaatattgaagttaatataacaatattattattatatattggaatatacagaaatattaaattcaatattattatataaagtagTAAGAGCAATAGtttagtataatattaaatttttccaaaattcacacacacacacacacaggagAATACCCATGGCAAGTGGCTATCCTGAAGAAGGACCCTACCGAAAGCGTCTACGTTTGCGGAGGCACTTTGATCTCGTCGCGTCACATCATCACCGCTGCTCACTGCGTAAAAACTCATGCCGGTCGTGACCTCCGCGCACGATTGGGCGAGTGGGACGTGAACCACGACGTCGAATTTTATCCCTACATAGAACGCGACATTGTCAGTGTGTTCGTGCATCCTGAATTCTACGCCGGCACCCTCGCCAACGACATCGCTATTCTGAAGTTGGACCATGATGTTGATTTCGGAAAGAACCCTCACATAAGTCCCGCCTGTCTACCGGACAAGCATGACGACTTCACCGGAGCAAGGTGAGttctttatactttataaaataaagcaacGAGTtgcgaatattttaaaaactattactATCGTaaattaaaagcacaaaataATTAAGCTTCAATTTTCTGGAGTTAttcgagaaaattatttacaatatcacacaatttataaaatacaccATTTTGTCGCAATAAAGTAACGAAAAACGTTATAGACGAGTGTTTGGACTAGAAAATATTCGTCGGAATACATAtctgtaaaatatacctcGATAAATCGATACTCTGTATCGACAGACTAGATATAActattaaaatgttatgaaTAACGGATTTTGAGAatctttatgaattttaaGATCCGTACAAATtcatatattcataaaatcgTATAGTCATAATCCTAAGTATCTAATTTTTGaatcatatttaatttgtaattatcgTTTATCATTTAGTTTTATCAaactattttaattgttttaatcgTAAGTGCATTTACATTCCGATCTAATAAGCCATCGTCATAATGTGACAGATGCTGGACCACCGGCTGGGGCAAGGATGCGTTCGGGGATTATGGAAAATACCAGAACATACTGAAAGAAGTGGACGTACCTATCGTCAGCAATCACGTGTGCGAGCAGCAGATGAGGCGAACGCGCCTAGGACCCAGCTTCAACTTACACCCTGGCTTCGTCTGCGCCGGTGGTGAAGAGGGCAAAGACGCCTGCAAGGGTGACGGTGGTGGCCCGATGGTCTGTGAGCGTCATGGCCACTGGCAAGTAACCGGCGTTGTCTCCTGGGGTATCGGCTGTGGCCAGGTTGGCGTGCCTGGCGTCTACGCTCGCGTTTCCCATTACCTTGACTGGATTCGCCAGATTGTGGACTACTAATCAGGCAACAATTGGTTCGAGCGTTAATCAGGCGTACTTCTCAACGTCCGGAAAAAATCTAGCGGAATCTTAATTGTCAAGAAAATTATCATTCGACGTGTAAAATTGAAGGAAGTGATAACTCAGGATGTTTCGATTGTAAAACGTCgtacatatttatgtatgcatatttatacTAAAATATCGTTTAGTTTCATTCATTTAGGGCGACCATCTTacaagagatatttatttggTCGTTATTCGGACATAATTCGTCCTTGTTCTCTTAGGATAGAGATCATCCTTCTTTATTTAAACGCCTAACTTATTGTACATAGCACGTAGGTTTCTAGATCACGTTGCGTGCCAGGTTGCGCGATCTCGCACAGCCCGTTCGCGCGGCACTGACTGATAATACGTACATTCTCAATTCGCGAAACATGATTCGAGCGTTCGGATCGTCCAGTAATGCATTTTCTTTGCAACGGCTTGTATATTTATCAGTGTAATAAATGACTTACGTACTTACACTTTACAACTGACTCCTTCATCTTGCAGCGACTCCCTTACACTCGACAAGTAGATTTGGTCTGTCaacaatttcgaatttttccatgtatgataaataattgattataatatataatcgatTATATTAAGAGTTGTCAtatcgcacaatatttttatgatttaacGAACTATTTACttactttttccttttttcaatATCACAGTTATGGATGTTACTTTCGTCGTTATAACACTAAAATTCGAATCGGTAAAGATGGAATCCCGAAGCTGCCGGTGACAGCCGGGAAGGTCCGAAGTGCTCCGAAGGTAACTCTGATACTATCACCGCCATCTGTAGTGCTTGTTTAGACTTAATtacatatgcatgtatatataacgTGAACATGTTCTCACATAACCCCTCTTGAAAGGTAGATATTTGATCGTAATGAGTgatattttcatgaaatagctaataatattgtatttcagaattaagaaaacaaagaagaaACTAAATGGTCGCGCAACGTTAATCGTTACGAGTGGCACAGGATTACTAACGGCAACAAGTTGCGACTGGTTCACCGGTTTAGTCGTACGCAATGCCCATCAAATTCATCGGTCGTACGAACGACTTCTTGGGAAAGCCCTTATGGGAGATCCTGGGAAATTTGAAGAACTACGGTGTCGGTAGAATTGTGATAAGGAGTCGTTTTCAACGCTATCCCGAACCCTCTTACCTGAGAATACTAAAAGTCGCGGCGTTGCCGCCACCGACAGAGGCTTATGTAAGTACAGTGTGACAGTGTCAGCTGTAACAATCTTTTCTTCCATTGCATATGCGCGTTCTGATCACCTTGTCGcgtctccttttctttcaGTCGGATCGCAAGGTGATGGTGCTGGCCGAGAGAGTGTTTCGTGGCATGAAGGATCCGAAACCGATACAGATAGACAGCGCGTCTTACAAGGCAGATTACATGTTGATACCGAAGGACAAGGAGCACCTATACACCGAGTCCAACGCGAAGCTGCCGGAGAAGAGGATTCTACCCAGGACTACGGACTTCCCACCGTTATTTGCAGAGCTTATAATGCAGCAGATGAAGGCAAAGGGCGAAGCAGTGGTCGATAAGCCGCAGATGACTCTTCAATATAACAAGAAAAACATGAAGAATTATAGAGTGGCCGAGGAGGGTGAAACTCCAACGGTAAAACTGAACTTTAGTGTCAGTGAATCCAGTAACTTATTCCCAAAACCGGAGGATCCTACACCTACATGAGATGATGTATTTAAAGCCGATGGTTAGTGAACAAAActgttttatatgtaaattactCCTGAACAGCAAGgcgcaataaattaattaaggagaatattataaattaataatattaattatatataagaagAAATTTGACAGAACAACGATCTAGCTTTTAGCATTCTATTTTATTGGACGTATTGATCGACTTCGGAAGTAGAAATGTTCACTTTCTCTGCACGCATGACCTACGATAAATGTAACACGTGGCCATAGCGCTTTAATTTCTCGTGTAATCACATTGATACCTTCCAAAACTGGCGCATTTCCTGAACATCCGCTCTTTTTCTGACGAGCCAACCTCGAACGTATCTCTGTATGCGTAACGTGGCCTCCTCTCTGGTCCACAGCCACGATTTCGGATAAATTGGTCTAGGACTGGAAGAGAGTAAcggaaatgataaaataattggtAAAAAACGAGCAAtaggaagagagaaacgagcTTTCCTCTTACTGCGATTTTAACCATAGTTTAAACTGCGGTATGTTAAACACGTTCAGCCAGACACACGATCTGTTCGGGTAACGTGGATTTCGGTTCCAGAGGATCTCCGCGAGGTAATCCAAACCATTGAAGGAGCACTTGTGCGTCTATAAGGCGCATTCCTTTTTTTACGATAATCTTTTGCGCAGAAactgtattaaaaaaaaaattgctcgaaaaattataaaatgataatcaTACTTCCTTCGTGACATTTCGATGATCGGCTTCGAGCAACATTTCTTCCATTGCGCTTAATAAAGTCGGGAATAAGCTGTTATTCAAGTAATCTAGGACATTTTCGCGCGTTAAATTCATCGTTTTGTCGGCGTGCGAAGGCTTTGACGAATCTATAGAGCGAATATAGACGCAGTTCAATATACAAACTATCGCACTTGTAATGCCAAAATTTAGCCTTAACATGcaacaaaaatagaaaatagaggcaataatattaaaacgtaTGTCACGTTTGCTTAACTTTATGAGATTGTGAGGATGCACGTTCACGTACAAATATGTAATCTATAGAGATATTACTCCAAAGCAAAGAGCGTCATATGTAACTTCTAAATGTCCAGTGAGCCTGTAAAAAATCGTTGTCCTCCAACTTGTCCTAAAGTGAGAGAACAGCTCCGTGCTGCACGTATGTTAGTCCGTACTCTAGCTTGGACCCAAAATGTTATCAGTAGGTTTCATTTGTGTAAGTACTTCCTCGTTCTTACGAAACAGTCGCGGAGGCACCTTGGTTGGCGGACGGGATTTTTccgcgaaagaaaaaagatgtgGATGTCCGACTACCGCCGGATGTTCCAAGAGATGTGCGAGACGAACCGGAACCGGTGATTGAGACAACAGATGTACGGGTCGATCATGATGAAAAAATCGAGACGGACGTATCATTCAGAGAAGTGGAAGATGTCGTCGAAGCGAAACCCAttcaagaaaaaagaattgtgGAGGAACTCGCGATCATCGAGGAACAACCTGTCGTCCCGACAGAAGAGATAACGGATCGCGATTTTGAGAAAATTGATTTGATCAAGAAGGAAGAACCCACAATTATCGAGGAACCGATAAAAGAGATAACAATAGACCATGACGTTAAAGAAGTTGATTTGATTGAAGAAAGAGAATTGATACAAGAACCCACAATTGTTGCAGAACAACCTACCGTTCTGACAGAAGAGATAACGGAACGCGAAGTTGAAAAAGTTGATttagataaagaaaaagagccAATCCAAGAACTCGCAGTCATTCGAGAAGAGATGGCAGATCATGATGAGAAAATCGACTTGGTTGAAGACGTAGAGTTAACTCGAGAACCCATAAGCATCGAGGAACAACCTGTTACtccaatagaaaaaatagcaGACCgtgatataaagaaaattgatttGGTTGAAGAAGAGATATTCCCTGAAAAAATGGAACCGGCAAAAGAAATTCCAGTAACGGATAAAAAACTTGAGATTATCGAGGACGAAGTAGATCAGGAGGCGGCACCTGCAGAGATCGCATTGGAGCGACCAGAGGagtattgtaattaaaaataagaaacttAAAGGAGAATTTAattgacaataattttaaatgattgATGAACAATTTCAGTTGAGCCGAAGCGCATAGAAGATTATGAtacaaaagaagaagaagaggaagaagaagccCTGACTGATTACGAAAGATTCATCGATGAGGAAATGGAGGAATCTTTGCCTGGTGTAATAGCAAAAGAAATTCCTGAAGAGCCGGAAATGGTGCGAAAGATTCCTAAAAAGCCGGCTGTCTTGCGTGAGAGGGACGATCGCAAAAGACCTGTCAGGCCaaaagaagcgagagagaTCGAAGGACCACCAGCTCGAGAAGAAGCTAGAGAAGAGCTCGTAATCTCGCCGAGGGCGGAACGTGTTGTTCCGAGTAAACGCGCGCCTGGAGTCGTGAAAGATGCTTGCGACGAGACGTGTCCTTTAGTGAAAGAGCAGAAAGGCGAGCAGTTAGCTTATTTTCAGGAGGAAACGTCAATACTGTTCGTCTCCCGAAGTATTGATCTTTCCTTGCTGGAAACCTACATATACCATGTATACGTCATTCTGCATCTTACAAATcaaaactcttttttcttattGCAGAACGCATTATACGCAAATTGAAGGAACGGCAGAGGGTCGTAGATCATTATTATCTGACGAAAGGTTTCAGTTATTTCGAGGACGTGTGCACGTGCTCTCTGGCTTGCATGGTGTACAGTCTGGGCAGAGATCCGTTCGTGAGGAGCATATTCGCGTCTCTCACGTTGTTCGCAATAGGACTGAAGCTGTGCTCAGAATTGGATGCTTGGGAAATGCCAAGCCGCGTCTCGTAATACCAAGCATACAATTATTATGTACACCATATTACTTCATAAGATCATATATTAATGAGATTGAGATAAAAATGCCATCAAAACGCTCtcacaaaattatagaaattatataaaagtaaacgAGGTATCATTAGTAGCGTGACGTCATCATTAACAGCAGTCGTCACATTTTTATTCGACACTTTATACAgttcgaaattttatatacaccCAATCGTAGACAATAGTGATAagattatttaagattttgcTGGTCTTTGGCGAAGTGAAATCTTGAGGATCCACATTAACGCGATTAGTGCGGAAATCGTAACTAGCGGTAATAGAATCGCTAAATAATGATTCTGTAAATCGTGTAATTCGTATTTCGGGAAGATCACTCGAAGGACTACGTCGTTCTGCCACTCGACCGTGTTGTTTCGATTCGAAACACTTCTGGCGCGTCTAACATGACCGGCTGGACAATCCGGAACGCAATCCGCGGGCGCCAGACACGCGGTTGCCTTCACAGTGAGGAAGATCTCGTCGGTCTCTTTCATCCCCTCGAACATGAACGCCTGGAAGATCAGGTAGCTCTCGAGCGGTGATGCTGTGTATTGCTCTCGAGGACAAATCTCGCGCACGTCCGAATTCAAGCAGCCATTCTTGTCAAGGATCCACAAGCTATTGATGATCCTTTGTTGCTGTCTCTCCTCCACGTAATGCATCGTCACTTCGCCAATCCTCGAATGTCGCCAGCCTTCAGGAGTAAAAATGGAAGTTGCGAAGTTGTATAAGCGGGAAATAATTCTTGCTCATATTtctattgattttattttaattttaattacgttattatttaatgatcttaagtctgtaattttaatttccgcGTATATTTGACTAACCATAATTcttatttgcattatattagttagtatattaattatattccatcaatttaatataattctccAACTTTTAcgtattttcatatttccttTAGAAAACTACAAGTTGGAGTAAAGTCGCTGTTGGAGTTCGGGAAATACCATTCATCTTACTAAAGGGATAAAATATGTACGGTACTATCAGAGTACCGTTCGATGCCGATGTTCTTTCTTACCGTCGTCGCCGTTGACTAACACGCGCAACAAAATTTCCTCGCCGAGAACGACGGTGCCGCCCGATTGTATCCTTGTGTCGAAAATGTTTTCCGAGCCGTAAGTCTTCCGGAACAATCCCACGTCTACGTCCAGAGTATTCTTGAAGCCACCATTTAGCACGCTCGGGATGCTTCTCGCCTTCCTGCGGAAAGCGTACGACTGAATAGCCCGATTACCGCCAAGACGCAAGCTTATTTTTGCCACCTTCGCGAAGATAAATGGCGTAAATGTCTTACGCTTCCAAAGTTTTCACGCTGATCCGCCGTGTGTGATACGCGATCCTGTCCTGGGTCTTACAGCGCAGTGTCACCCTATAATCGTCCCTCAATCGCAGACCGGATATCGTGGGAAATCTTAGGTCGAGGCAGTACGATTGGTTACCGTCCGCGGAACAATCAACGACCCCGCAATCCCAGACTTGATCCCCTTCAAAATTAATGCGATAGGAGTCCCCGGCTGCTATCGCTTGGCATACTTCATTCATCGCGTGGTCAACTACTGGCGGGTGCAACAGCCTCGGTACTTTAATGGAC
The Ooceraea biroi isolate clonal line C1 chromosome 4, Obir_v5.4, whole genome shotgun sequence genome window above contains:
- the LOC105282443 gene encoding uncharacterized protein LOC105282443, whose translation is MKTQFILVACLAIARQALGTQVYETPSDSPQQQWKPWRNQDSVQASSGEQEKYNPVTFEASDTQQSQQSPIYNANIQSGASGVAGVLNQQSIESVIDNILVSNRQGRNLEGYDEIYSDPDVKNALQLGNDTIARTYIKDKLCSLGLMNCEEVEGRRPYYPPHHDIHPHDVIYAQPVTIKPVGRPLPAVPVKRPYGPAKPVPLPPSFGSPLGPNVFPGSGSTFGRPPPSFVGPYPGFKKPGPPFISKPIYEQAIDIEPDFEDKFIDKKQVILHQPGGSAVQQHVHHHYHHGDAVGTAGVAQSPVVIPSPTLGGSGGFGNYGYGNGGTYGAAYNDFEDYKKAFKIKTPTSNNVPSVSFSSSKGYADRYPVYEKPNGKQFGAGQTQFGTGQTQFGAGQAQFGGNNQFLSNGGFDKDYQQLNNGADSNFGASTSYEDCVCVPYDQCATINHVGRKDDLYLAIDPRNLGKDIEAETVEVVITDGNGTMSVVRVPKGVNETEQIEQAKNEQTEEAAAEVTKRNRRDVKHVTRKDDKQEIQERLTIPTGNLDTSKLNVKPTWGVSFGLPQTGGPIAPHPGYPLGVPGYAPGYGLVGGQGINLGPVSVNPLVAVQVTKDEYGEKIVKPYVNLHVTPNPGLIHKLGHLLAYKKYGLYGGHYGGYGGHYGGYGGHGVYAPHYPTHHEKPIYHYPSRPPYHPQHVHHPEHYPTYHKPQHHGEYYPGGYYRDDNNDDYDDYDYSDADYADGYYRSARGRTASTKDSGQSTGAKNDSSQRPTGEGARQTSGRITFADRKKRDTAAFNETTERRYGRPPVCGSHHVCCRRSHIIGARPRPGQCGVRNTQGINGRIKTPVYVDGDSEFGEYPWQVAILKKDPTESVYVCGGTLISSRHIITAAHCVKTHAGRDLRARLGEWDVNHDVEFYPYIERDIVSVFVHPEFYAGTLANDIAILKLDHDVDFGKNPHISPACLPDKHDDFTGARCWTTGWGKDAFGDYGKYQNILKEVDVPIVSNHVCEQQMRRTRLGPSFNLHPGFVCAGGEEGKDACKGDGGGPMVCERHGHWQVTGVVSWGIGCGQVGVPGVYARVSHYLDWIRQIVDY
- the LOC105287417 gene encoding 28S ribosomal protein S34, mitochondrial, with amino-acid sequence MPIKFIGRTNDFLGKPLWEILGNLKNYGVGRIVIRSRFQRYPEPSYLRILKVAALPPPTEAYSDRKVMVLAERVFRGMKDPKPIQIDSASYKADYMLIPKDKEHLYTESNAKLPEKRILPRTTDFPPLFAELIMQQMKAKGEAVVDKPQMTLQYNKKNMKNYRVAEEGETPTVKLNFSVSESSNLFPKPEDPTPT
- the LOC113561871 gene encoding IQ domain-containing protein K-like; the encoded protein is MLRLNFGITSAIVCILNCVYIRSIDSSKPSHADKTMNLTRENVLDYLNNSLFPTLLSAMEEMLLEADHRNVTKETHKCSFNGLDYLAEILWNRNPRYPNRSCVWLNVFNIPQFKLWLKSHPRPIYPKSWLWTREEATLRIQRYVRGWLVRKRADVQEMRQFWKVSM
- the LOC105282373 gene encoding uncharacterized protein LOC105282373 is translated as MADHDEKIDLVEDVELTREPISIEEQPVTPIEKIADRDIKKIDLVEEEIFPEKMEPAKEIPVTDKKLEIIEDEVDQEAAPAEIALERPEEYFEPKRIEDYDTKEEEEEEEALTDYERFIDEEMEESLPGVIAKEIPEEPEMVRKIPKKPAVLRERDDRKRPVRPKEAREIEGPPAREEAREELVISPRAERVVPSKRAPGVVKDACDETCPLVKEQKERIIRKLKERQRVVDHYYLTKGFSYFEDVCTCSLACMVYSLGRDPFVRSIFASLTLFAIGLKLCSELDAWEMPSRVS
- the LOC109610649 gene encoding uncharacterized protein LOC109610649, coding for MAMFRNNGYLPPAEVPDFSLPEVIDNRARNVIANETGSYSNALYIPERDSLRALTRKGSQDTRNPGQTPQHPRRPTSPLQGKHPRRPATLPPPLAETPTSSFVNRISVEEMSCQNSGDELFFRASIKVPRLLHPPVVDHAMNEVCQAIAAGDSYRINFEGDQVWDCGVVDCSADGNQSYCLDLRFPTISGLRLRDDYRVTLRCKTQDRIAYHTRRISVKTLEAKARSIPSVLNGGFKNTLDVDVGLFRKTYGSENIFDTRIQSGGTVVLGEEILLRVLVNGDDGWRHSRIGEVTMHYVEERQQQRIINSLWILDKNGCLNSDVREICPREQYTASPLESYLIFQAFMFEGMKETDEIFLTVKATACLAPADCVPDCPAGHVRRARSVSNRNNTVEWQNDVVLRVIFPKYELHDLQNHYLAILLPLVTISALIALMWILKISLRQRPAKS